One stretch of Pseudomonas fluorescens Q2-87 DNA includes these proteins:
- a CDS encoding efflux RND transporter permease subunit, which translates to MPQFFIDRPVFAWVVALFILLAGALAIPKLPVAQYPDVAPPQIEIYAVYPGASAQTVDESVVSLIEEELNGADNLLYFGSQSSLGSATITATFQPGTNPELAQVDVQNRLKAVESRLPQSVTQQGLQVDKVSAGFLLLITLTSSDGKLDDVALSDYLARNVMNEIKRLDGVGKAQLYGAERAMRIWIDPQKLLSFNLTPADVNAAIVAQNAQVSAGSIGDLPTRTTQEITATVLVKGQLSTPEEFADIVLKANPDGSTVRIADVARVEVGSQEYQFSTRLNGKPSTAVSVQLSPGANAVSTANRVRQKMDELARYFPAGVAYKIPYDTSPFVKVSITKVVYTLAEAMLLVFAVMFLFLQNVRYTLIPTLVVPVALMGTFATMFALGFSINVLTMFGMVLAIGILVDDAIVVVENVERIMASEGLSPKEATRKAMQQITGAIIGITLVLVAVFIPMAFMQGSVGVIYRQFSLSMATSILFSAFLALTLTPALCATLLKPIAQGEHHAKGGFFGWFNRRFDQLGDRYQGWVAYALKRTGRYLLIYGVLLVGMGLLFSRLPSSFLPVEDQGYTITDIQLPPGASKNRTVQVVEQIEAHNAGEPGVGDSTIILGFSFSGSGQNAALAFTTLKDWSERGSDDSASAIAERANQAFGSIKDAMAFAVLPPPVDGLGTSSGFEFRLQDRGALGHATLMQARSELLAAAEKSPVLMNVRESALAEAPQVQLEVDRKQANALGVSFADVGSVLATAVGSTYINDFPNQGRMQRVVVQAEGDQRSQVADLLKIHVRNDAGKMVPLSAFVQARWTQGPTQLTRYNGYPAISISGEPAPGHSTGEAMAEIERLVAQGPAGLGQEWTGLSLQERLSGSQAPVLLGLSLLVVFLCLAALYESWSIPTSVLLVVPLGVLGAVLAVSLRGMPNDVFFKVGLVTIIGLSAKNAILIIEFAKSLYDEGHDLVDATLQAARLRLRPIIMTSLAFILGVVPLAIATGASSASQQAIGTGVIGGMITATLAVVFVPVFFVAVMRLVRRSGKQR; encoded by the coding sequence ATGCCGCAGTTCTTTATCGACCGTCCCGTGTTCGCCTGGGTGGTCGCGCTGTTCATCCTGCTGGCCGGTGCGCTGGCCATCCCGAAGCTGCCGGTGGCGCAGTATCCTGACGTCGCGCCACCGCAGATCGAGATCTATGCGGTGTACCCGGGCGCCTCGGCGCAAACCGTGGACGAAAGCGTAGTCAGCCTGATCGAAGAAGAACTCAACGGCGCCGACAACCTGCTGTATTTCGGTTCCCAGAGCAGCCTGGGCAGCGCCACCATCACTGCGACTTTCCAGCCCGGCACCAACCCCGAACTGGCCCAGGTCGACGTACAGAATCGCCTCAAGGCCGTGGAGTCGCGCCTGCCCCAATCGGTCACCCAGCAAGGCTTGCAGGTGGACAAGGTCTCGGCCGGCTTCCTGCTGCTGATCACCTTGACCTCCAGTGACGGCAAACTCGACGACGTGGCCCTCAGCGATTACCTGGCGCGCAATGTGATGAATGAGATCAAGCGTCTGGACGGTGTCGGCAAGGCGCAGTTGTACGGGGCCGAACGGGCGATGCGGATTTGGATCGATCCGCAGAAATTGCTGAGCTTCAACCTGACCCCGGCCGACGTCAACGCGGCCATCGTGGCGCAGAACGCTCAGGTGTCGGCAGGCAGCATCGGCGACTTGCCGACCCGTACGACCCAGGAAATCACCGCGACGGTGCTGGTCAAGGGCCAACTGTCGACGCCCGAAGAATTCGCCGACATCGTGCTCAAGGCCAACCCCGACGGCTCGACCGTGCGCATCGCCGACGTCGCACGGGTAGAGGTCGGCAGCCAGGAATACCAATTTTCCACCCGTTTGAACGGCAAGCCGTCCACCGCCGTCAGCGTGCAATTGTCCCCCGGGGCCAATGCCGTGAGCACGGCAAACCGGGTGCGCCAGAAGATGGACGAACTGGCGCGCTATTTCCCGGCGGGTGTGGCGTACAAGATCCCGTACGACACGTCGCCTTTCGTCAAAGTCTCGATCACCAAGGTGGTCTATACCCTCGCCGAGGCGATGCTGCTGGTGTTCGCCGTGATGTTCCTGTTCCTGCAGAACGTGCGCTACACATTGATCCCGACATTGGTGGTACCGGTGGCGTTGATGGGCACCTTCGCCACGATGTTTGCCCTGGGTTTTTCCATCAACGTGCTGACCATGTTCGGCATGGTATTGGCCATCGGCATCCTGGTGGACGATGCCATCGTCGTGGTGGAAAACGTCGAGCGAATCATGGCCAGCGAAGGGTTATCGCCCAAGGAAGCCACGCGCAAGGCCATGCAGCAGATCACCGGGGCGATCATCGGCATCACCCTGGTACTGGTGGCGGTGTTTATCCCGATGGCGTTCATGCAGGGTTCGGTGGGGGTCATCTATCGGCAGTTCTCGCTGTCCATGGCCACGTCGATCCTGTTCTCGGCGTTCCTGGCATTGACGCTGACCCCGGCACTCTGCGCGACCCTGTTGAAACCGATCGCCCAGGGCGAACACCACGCCAAAGGTGGATTCTTCGGCTGGTTCAATCGGCGCTTCGACCAGTTGGGTGATCGCTATCAGGGCTGGGTGGCCTACGCGCTGAAACGCACCGGGCGCTACCTGCTGATCTACGGCGTGCTGTTGGTGGGCATGGGCCTGCTGTTCAGTCGCCTGCCCTCCTCTTTCCTGCCGGTGGAGGACCAGGGCTACACCATCACCGACATCCAATTGCCGCCCGGCGCGAGCAAAAACCGCACGGTGCAGGTGGTCGAGCAGATCGAAGCCCACAACGCCGGCGAGCCCGGGGTGGGCGACAGCACGATAATCCTGGGCTTCAGCTTTTCCGGCAGCGGGCAAAACGCTGCATTGGCGTTCACCACCCTCAAGGACTGGTCGGAGCGCGGCAGCGATGACTCGGCCAGCGCCATTGCCGAGCGGGCCAACCAGGCGTTCGGCTCGATCAAGGACGCCATGGCCTTTGCCGTCCTCCCGCCGCCAGTGGATGGCTTGGGGACGTCCAGCGGTTTCGAGTTCCGCTTGCAGGACCGCGGCGCCCTTGGCCATGCCACGCTCATGCAAGCCCGCAGCGAACTGCTCGCTGCCGCGGAAAAAAGCCCGGTCTTGATGAACGTGCGCGAGAGCGCCCTGGCCGAAGCGCCGCAAGTACAACTGGAAGTGGACCGCAAGCAGGCCAACGCCCTGGGCGTATCCTTTGCCGACGTCGGCAGTGTGCTGGCGACCGCCGTGGGCTCGACCTACATCAATGACTTCCCCAATCAGGGTCGCATGCAGCGGGTGGTGGTCCAGGCTGAAGGCGATCAACGCAGCCAGGTCGCCGACCTGTTGAAGATCCACGTGCGCAACGACGCCGGAAAAATGGTGCCGCTGTCAGCCTTTGTCCAGGCCCGGTGGACCCAGGGTCCGACTCAACTGACCCGGTACAACGGCTACCCGGCGATCAGCATCTCCGGCGAACCGGCGCCCGGTCACAGCACCGGCGAGGCCATGGCGGAAATCGAACGGCTGGTGGCCCAGGGGCCGGCAGGCCTGGGCCAGGAATGGACCGGGCTGTCCTTGCAGGAACGTCTGTCCGGCAGCCAGGCGCCTGTTTTGCTGGGCCTGTCGCTGCTGGTGGTGTTCCTGTGCCTGGCGGCGCTCTATGAGAGCTGGTCGATCCCCACCTCGGTGCTGCTGGTGGTACCGCTGGGCGTGCTCGGCGCGGTGCTGGCGGTGTCGCTGCGCGGCATGCCCAACGATGTGTTCTTCAAGGTCGGACTGGTCACCATCATCGGGCTGTCGGCGAAGAATGCGATCCTGATCATCGAGTTTGCCAAGAGCCTGTACGACGAAGGCCACGATCTGGTCGACGCCACGCTCCAGGCCGCGCGCCTGCGTTTGCGGCCGATCATCATGACTTCCCTGGCGTTCATTCTCGGCGTGGTGCCTCTGGCGATCGCTACCGGGGCCAGCTCGGCGAGCCAGCAGGCCATCGGTACGGGGGTGATTGGCGGGATGATCACCGCAACGTTGGCGGTGGTGTTTGTGCCGGTGTTTTTCGTGGCGGTGATGAGGCTTGTGCGCAGATCCGGCAAACAGCGTTGA
- a CDS encoding methyl-accepting chemotaxis protein, which translates to MQGSLRQTIEQIAGSATQLGAAAEELSAVTQESSRGLQQQHNEIEQAATAVNEMTAAVEEVARNAVSTSEASNQSTQAAQEGRTRVVETVDAIQTMTHDVQNTASMIEGLAVQGRDIGKVLDVIRAIAEQTNLLALNAAIEAARAGEAGRGFAVVADEVRALAHRTAQSTQEIEKMVAGIQNGTGQAVQSMQQSNQRTQSTLEMARAAGVALEQITQSIHQINERNLVIASASEEQAQVSREVDRNLVNIRDLATQSASGAKQTSDATHELSRLAVGLNAMVARFVI; encoded by the coding sequence ATGCAGGGCAGCCTGCGCCAGACCATCGAGCAGATCGCCGGTTCAGCCACCCAATTGGGCGCTGCGGCCGAAGAATTGAGCGCGGTGACCCAGGAATCTTCCCGTGGCTTGCAACAGCAGCACAACGAAATCGAACAGGCTGCCACGGCTGTCAACGAAATGACCGCTGCCGTTGAGGAAGTGGCCCGTAATGCGGTGTCCACCTCCGAAGCCTCGAACCAGTCGACCCAGGCCGCCCAAGAAGGCCGCACCCGGGTGGTGGAAACCGTCGATGCGATCCAGACCATGACCCACGACGTGCAAAACACCGCGTCGATGATCGAAGGCCTGGCGGTGCAGGGCCGTGACATCGGTAAAGTACTGGATGTGATTCGCGCCATCGCCGAACAGACCAACCTGCTGGCCCTCAACGCCGCCATCGAAGCCGCCCGCGCCGGGGAGGCCGGACGAGGTTTCGCAGTGGTGGCCGACGAAGTCCGGGCCCTGGCCCATCGCACCGCGCAGTCGACCCAGGAAATCGAAAAAATGGTCGCGGGCATCCAGAACGGCACCGGCCAGGCCGTGCAATCGATGCAACAGAGCAACCAGCGCACCCAGAGCACCCTGGAAATGGCCCGGGCCGCAGGCGTAGCCCTGGAGCAGATCACTCAATCGATCCACCAGATCAACGAACGCAACCTGGTCATCGCCAGCGCGTCGGAAGAACAGGCCCAGGTCTCCCGTGAAGTGGACCGCAACCTGGTCAACATCCGCGACCTCGCCACCCAGTCGGCCAGCGGCGCGAAACAGACCAGCGACGCCACCCACGAACTGTCGCGCCTGGCGGTGGGTTTGAATGCGATGGTGGCGCGGTTTGTAATTTGA
- a CDS encoding pyridoxal phosphate-dependent aminotransferase, whose protein sequence is MRFSALTQRITGDGAAAWDIHDRALAMRERGMDVLLLSVGDPDFDTPRAIVDAAVGSLRAGDTHYSDIRGLHSLRTSIARRHRQRCGQGVDASHVTVLPGAQCAVYAVAQCLLDPGDEVIVAEPMYVTYEAVFGACGAKVVPVAVRPENGFRVEPADVARLVTPRTRAMLLNSPNNPSGASLRLPIWQALAKLCIEHDLWLISDEVYSDLLYEGEHISPASLPGMAERTATINSLSKSHAMTGWRIGWVIGPQSLAGHLANLSLCMLFGLPDFVQRAAQVALEQDLPEVAQMRDEYRQRRGLVCAALDDCPGLRPVRPDGGMFVMVDVRQTGLGAQGFAERLLDGYGVSVLAGEAFGPSAAGHIRIGLVVDQAKLADACRRIVLCTEGLLRERRA, encoded by the coding sequence ATGCGCTTTTCAGCCTTGACCCAACGCATCACCGGCGACGGTGCCGCTGCCTGGGATATTCATGATCGGGCGCTGGCCATGCGTGAGCGGGGCATGGATGTGTTGCTGTTGTCGGTGGGCGATCCAGACTTCGATACGCCGCGGGCCATTGTCGATGCGGCGGTGGGCAGTCTGCGGGCCGGCGACACGCATTATTCGGATATTCGTGGCCTGCATTCCTTGCGTACCAGCATTGCCCGGCGCCATCGCCAGCGTTGCGGCCAGGGCGTGGATGCAAGCCATGTCACCGTGCTGCCGGGTGCGCAATGCGCGGTGTATGCGGTCGCGCAATGCCTGCTCGACCCTGGGGATGAAGTGATCGTCGCCGAGCCGATGTACGTCACTTATGAAGCGGTGTTTGGTGCCTGCGGGGCGAAAGTGGTGCCGGTGGCGGTGCGTCCGGAGAACGGTTTCCGGGTCGAGCCGGCCGATGTCGCTCGCCTGGTCACGCCACGCACCCGGGCGATGTTGCTCAACAGTCCCAATAACCCGTCTGGCGCGAGCCTGCGATTGCCTATCTGGCAAGCCCTGGCGAAGTTGTGCATCGAGCATGATTTGTGGCTGATCAGCGATGAGGTCTACAGCGACTTGTTGTACGAAGGCGAACACATCAGTCCGGCGAGCCTGCCGGGCATGGCCGAGCGCACCGCCACCATCAACAGCCTGTCCAAGTCTCACGCCATGACCGGATGGCGTATCGGGTGGGTGATCGGTCCGCAGTCGTTGGCCGGGCACTTGGCGAACCTGTCGCTGTGCATGCTGTTTGGCTTGCCGGATTTTGTGCAGCGGGCTGCCCAGGTGGCGCTCGAGCAGGACTTGCCAGAAGTGGCACAGATGCGTGACGAATATCGCCAGCGCCGGGGCCTGGTGTGTGCGGCCCTTGATGATTGCCCAGGCCTGAGGCCGGTGCGGCCCGATGGCGGAATGTTCGTGATGGTCGACGTGCGCCAGACTGGCCTCGGCGCCCAGGGCTTCGCCGAGCGGCTGCTGGACGGCTATGGCGTGTCGGTGCTGGCCGGCGAGGCGTTCGGGCCCAGTGCGGCGGGGCATATACGGATTGGGTTGGTGGTCGATCAGGCGAAACTGGCGGATGCGTGCCGGCGGATTGTCCTGTGTACGGAGGGGTTGCTGCGGGAGCGGCGGGCTTGA
- a CDS encoding glycerate kinase, whose product MKIIIAPDSFKDSLSAQGVADAIALGLARVWPDAQLIKCPMADGGEGTVVSVLAACNGEWRSTRVRGPLGAPVEARWGWLASSRTAIIEMAEASGLQLVPPGQRDACASSTYGTGELIRAALDEGAGHVILAIGGSATNDAGAGAMQALGLALLDEHDQPLSPGGLALAKLSRIDLSGLDPRLARVRFEIAADVDNPLCGPHGASAVFGPQKGASAEQVQELDRALGHFAEHCAQALDKDVRDEPGSGAAGGLGFAAKAFLGAQFRTGVDVVAQLTGLAAAIDGADLVITGEGRFDAQTLRGKTPFGVARIARQRGVPVLVIAGTLGEGYQALYEHGIDAAFALANGPMTLQEACADAARLLSERAEDIARLWRVAHR is encoded by the coding sequence ATGAAAATAATCATCGCCCCCGACTCGTTCAAGGACAGCCTCAGCGCCCAGGGTGTCGCCGATGCCATTGCCCTGGGATTGGCCCGGGTCTGGCCGGATGCGCAGTTGATCAAGTGCCCGATGGCCGATGGTGGGGAGGGGACGGTGGTATCGGTGCTCGCCGCCTGCAACGGAGAATGGCGCAGCACCCGAGTTCGAGGCCCGCTGGGGGCTCCCGTCGAGGCGCGCTGGGGCTGGTTGGCCAGCAGCCGCACGGCGATCATCGAGATGGCCGAGGCCAGTGGCTTGCAGTTGGTGCCGCCAGGCCAGCGGGACGCCTGTGCCAGCAGCACCTATGGCACTGGCGAGTTGATTCGTGCCGCCCTGGATGAAGGCGCCGGGCACGTCATCCTGGCGATCGGCGGCAGCGCCACCAACGATGCCGGTGCCGGCGCGATGCAGGCCTTGGGCCTGGCCTTGCTGGATGAACACGACCAACCCCTCTCTCCCGGCGGCCTGGCCCTGGCGAAGCTGTCGCGTATCGACCTGAGTGGCCTGGACCCACGCCTGGCCCGAGTGCGCTTCGAAATCGCTGCCGATGTCGATAACCCGTTGTGCGGTCCCCACGGGGCATCGGCGGTTTTCGGCCCGCAGAAAGGCGCCTCGGCTGAGCAGGTGCAGGAACTTGATCGGGCCTTGGGGCACTTCGCCGAACACTGCGCCCAAGCCTTGGACAAGGATGTGCGCGACGAACCGGGCAGCGGCGCCGCCGGCGGCCTGGGCTTCGCAGCCAAGGCGTTCCTGGGCGCTCAATTTCGTACCGGCGTGGATGTCGTCGCCCAGCTGACTGGGTTGGCCGCTGCCATCGACGGCGCCGACCTGGTCATCACGGGCGAAGGCCGTTTCGACGCCCAGACCCTGCGCGGCAAAACCCCTTTTGGCGTGGCCCGCATCGCCCGCCAGCGCGGCGTCCCGGTGTTGGTCATCGCCGGCACGCTGGGGGAGGGTTACCAGGCGTTGTACGAGCATGGTATCGACGCAGCTTTTGCCTTGGCCAATGGCCCGATGACCCTGCAAGAGGCCTGTGCCGATGCCGCGCGCTTGTTGAGCGAGCGCGCCGAGGACATTGCACGGCTCTGGCGGGTGGCGCACCGATAA
- a CDS encoding efflux RND transporter periplasmic adaptor subunit: MSTNTFATLGLLLGVLLLSACDSASPPADEAPLATVTIETIQARPLSISSELSGRIAAPRTAEVRARVPGVVLQRVYREGSDVKKGEVLFRIDPAPFKADLDSAEAALRKAEANAFQARLQEQRYSQLIADNAISGQDYDNARAAVRQTAADVAANKAAVERARLNLGYATVTAPIAGRIGRALVTEGALVGQNETTPLALIQQLNPIHADLTQSTRELNELRRALRSGQLQQVGQDQAKATLIQDDGSLYPLPGKLLFTDISVDPGTGQITLRSEFPNPDLDLLPGSFVRVRLEQAFDRQGISVPQRAIQRDSAGIAHVLLLDAQQQLSLQPVELGTVQDDRWIVTHGLKPGDRIVVQGLQHARPGEKVRIDDSPLPLAQVPGQ, translated from the coding sequence ATGTCAACGAACACCTTCGCCACCCTGGGCCTGTTGCTCGGGGTGCTGCTGTTGAGCGCCTGCGACAGCGCCTCGCCCCCTGCCGACGAAGCGCCGCTGGCCACCGTAACCATCGAAACCATCCAGGCCCGGCCACTGTCCATCAGCAGCGAACTGAGCGGGCGCATTGCCGCGCCGCGAACCGCCGAGGTACGCGCGCGAGTGCCAGGGGTGGTGTTGCAACGGGTCTATCGCGAAGGCAGCGATGTAAAGAAAGGCGAGGTGTTGTTCCGCATCGATCCAGCCCCGTTCAAGGCCGACCTCGACAGCGCCGAGGCCGCGTTGCGCAAAGCCGAGGCCAACGCGTTCCAGGCCCGCCTGCAAGAGCAGCGTTACTCGCAGTTGATCGCCGACAACGCCATCAGCGGCCAGGACTACGACAATGCCCGCGCCGCCGTTCGCCAGACCGCCGCCGACGTTGCTGCCAACAAAGCTGCCGTGGAGCGGGCCAGGTTGAACCTGGGGTATGCCACGGTCACGGCGCCGATTGCCGGGCGCATCGGCCGGGCACTGGTCACCGAAGGCGCACTGGTGGGCCAGAACGAAACCACGCCCCTGGCGCTCATCCAGCAGTTGAATCCGATCCACGCAGATCTCACGCAATCGACCCGCGAACTCAACGAGCTGCGCCGGGCCTTGCGTTCCGGACAGTTGCAGCAGGTCGGCCAGGACCAGGCCAAGGCCACGTTGATCCAGGACGACGGCAGCCTCTACCCGTTGCCGGGCAAGCTGCTGTTCACCGACATCAGCGTCGACCCGGGCACCGGCCAGATCACCCTGCGCAGCGAGTTTCCCAATCCCGACCTTGACCTGTTGCCGGGCAGCTTTGTGCGCGTACGCCTGGAACAAGCCTTCGACCGCCAGGGTATCAGCGTGCCGCAACGGGCCATCCAGCGCGACAGCGCCGGCATCGCCCACGTGTTGCTGCTCGACGCGCAGCAACAGCTCAGCCTGCAACCGGTGGAATTGGGCACCGTGCAAGACGATCGCTGGATCGTCACCCACGGCCTCAAGCCTGGCGACCGCATCGTGGTGCAAGGGCTGCAACATGCTCGCCCCGGTGAAAAGGTCCGGATCGACGACTCCCCTCTTCCCCTTGCCCAGGTGCCTGGTCAATAA
- a CDS encoding ATP-binding protein: MWKLLIRLYLVTIVSYSAAIYLMPELVIRLFHERFLTYNLDYSRGLQTLLVKQFRAVPSEQWPALAAQMDQEFDPLRIELVAIDDGGFSPVEQARLKHGENVVRLGDWAWRTLAVSPLDEHTAVKMIVPPDPADVSWLYWSINVLIGATMLACLLLWLRPHWRDLERLKRTAERFGKGHLSERTHIASRSNIGSLAHVFDTMAGDIENLLNQQRDLLNAVSHELRTPLTRLDFGLALALSDDLPLASRERLQGLVAHIRELDELVLELLSYSRLQNPARLPERVEVPLDEFIDSILGSVDEDLAAPDVVIDVLLHGTLERFVLDPRLTARALQNLLRNAMRYCEKRIQVGVRVSDRGCEIWVDDDGIGIPDSERERVFEPFYRLDRSRDRATGGFGLGLAISRRALEAQGGTLTAEASPLGGARFRLWLPTPS; the protein is encoded by the coding sequence ATGTGGAAACTGCTGATCCGTCTTTACCTGGTCACCATCGTCTCCTACAGCGCGGCGATCTATCTGATGCCGGAGCTGGTGATCCGCCTGTTCCATGAGCGCTTCCTGACTTACAACCTCGATTATTCCCGGGGCCTGCAAACCTTGCTGGTCAAGCAGTTCCGTGCCGTACCCAGCGAGCAATGGCCGGCGCTGGCGGCGCAGATGGATCAGGAGTTCGATCCGTTGCGCATTGAGCTGGTCGCCATTGATGACGGCGGTTTCAGCCCCGTGGAGCAGGCGCGCCTCAAGCATGGCGAGAACGTTGTACGCCTGGGCGACTGGGCGTGGCGAACCCTGGCGGTCTCGCCGTTGGATGAGCACACGGCGGTCAAGATGATCGTGCCGCCGGATCCGGCGGACGTAAGTTGGTTGTATTGGAGCATCAATGTGTTGATCGGCGCGACGATGCTTGCCTGCCTGCTGCTCTGGCTGCGGCCTCACTGGCGTGATCTGGAACGCCTCAAGCGCACCGCCGAGCGCTTCGGTAAAGGTCACCTCAGCGAGCGTACGCACATCGCCTCTCGGTCGAACATTGGCAGCCTCGCCCATGTGTTCGACACCATGGCCGGCGATATCGAGAACCTGCTCAACCAGCAACGGGATCTGCTCAACGCGGTGTCTCATGAACTGCGCACGCCCTTGACCCGGCTCGATTTCGGCCTGGCCCTGGCGCTTTCCGATGACCTGCCACTGGCCAGTCGTGAGCGTCTGCAAGGGCTGGTGGCGCACATCCGTGAGTTGGATGAGCTGGTGTTGGAGTTGCTGTCCTATAGCCGTTTGCAGAATCCCGCGCGTTTGCCCGAACGGGTCGAAGTACCGTTGGATGAGTTCATCGACAGCATTCTGGGCAGTGTCGACGAGGATCTGGCGGCGCCGGATGTGGTGATCGATGTGCTGTTGCACGGGACGCTGGAGCGCTTCGTGCTGGATCCGCGCCTGACCGCCCGAGCCTTGCAGAACCTGCTACGCAATGCCATGCGTTATTGCGAGAAGCGGATCCAGGTGGGTGTGCGGGTCAGCGACCGGGGTTGCGAGATCTGGGTCGACGACGATGGCATCGGAATTCCTGACAGCGAACGCGAGCGCGTGTTCGAGCCGTTCTATCGCCTGGACCGCAGCCGCGACCGCGCCACGGGCGGCTTCGGCCTCGGCCTGGCCATTAGCCGTCGCGCCCTGGAAGCCCAAGGTGGGACGCTGACGGCCGAAGCCTCGCCGCTGGGCGGAGCGCGTTTCAGGCTGTGGCTGCCAACGCCGTCCTGA
- a CDS encoding response regulator transcription factor, whose translation MPNILLVEDDTALSELIASYLERNGYQVSVLSRGDHVRERARVDPPDLVILDLMLPGLDGLQVCRLLRADSATLPILMLTARDDSHDQVLGLEMGADDYVTKPCEPRVLLARVRTLLRRSSFSEPQTANDRILMGNLCIDLSERTVTWRGQAVELSSGEYNLLVVLARHSGEVLSRDQILQRLRGIEFNGTDRSVDVAISKLRRKFDDNAGEARKIKTVWGKGYLFSRSEWEC comes from the coding sequence ATGCCCAACATCCTCCTGGTCGAAGACGACACCGCACTCTCCGAGCTGATCGCCAGTTATCTGGAGCGCAACGGCTATCAGGTCAGTGTGCTCAGCCGTGGCGACCATGTCCGCGAGCGGGCGCGGGTCGATCCGCCGGACCTGGTAATCCTCGACCTGATGCTGCCGGGATTGGATGGGTTGCAGGTCTGCCGCTTATTGCGAGCCGATTCGGCGACCTTGCCGATCCTGATGCTCACCGCCCGGGACGATAGCCATGATCAGGTACTGGGTCTGGAAATGGGCGCCGACGACTACGTCACCAAACCGTGTGAGCCCCGGGTGTTGCTGGCGAGGGTGCGCACCTTGCTGCGTCGCAGCAGCTTCAGCGAACCGCAGACGGCCAACGATCGCATTCTCATGGGCAATCTTTGCATCGATTTGTCCGAGCGCACCGTGACCTGGCGTGGGCAGGCGGTGGAGCTGTCCAGTGGTGAATACAACCTGTTGGTGGTGCTGGCCCGTCATTCCGGAGAAGTGCTGAGCCGCGATCAGATCCTGCAACGGCTGCGAGGTATCGAATTCAATGGCACCGACCGTTCGGTCGACGTGGCGATTTCCAAGCTGCGGCGCAAGTTCGACGATAACGCCGGTGAGGCGCGCAAGATCAAGACCGTGTGGGGCAAGGGTTATTTGTTCAGTCGTTCCGAGTGGGAATGCTGA